The Mycolicibacterium doricum genome includes a region encoding these proteins:
- a CDS encoding TVP38/TMEM64 family protein, whose translation MTSRRRHIARLTLFAALVFGLFYLVTVERVIDVDTVRGAVAATGPVAPLTYVVVSATLGALFVPGPLLAGLSGLLFGPVLGTFVTLGATVGTAVVASLVGRRAGRDSARALLGPQRADLIDAQIERRGLWAVVGQRFIPGISDALASYALGAFGVPLWQMAVGAFIGSVPRAFVYTALGASIGDLSSPLAYTAIGIWVVTAVVGTFAAHRGYRRWRRRRPSVPTDDTPHPPVGRI comes from the coding sequence GTGACCTCCCGGCGGCGCCACATCGCGCGGCTGACCCTCTTCGCCGCGCTGGTGTTCGGGCTGTTCTATCTGGTCACGGTCGAGCGGGTGATCGACGTGGACACCGTCCGCGGTGCGGTGGCGGCCACCGGACCCGTCGCTCCGCTGACCTATGTCGTGGTGTCGGCGACGCTCGGTGCCCTGTTCGTGCCCGGGCCGCTGTTGGCCGGCCTCAGCGGACTGCTGTTCGGTCCGGTGCTGGGCACGTTCGTCACGCTGGGCGCGACGGTCGGCACGGCGGTGGTGGCCAGCCTCGTCGGGCGTCGGGCGGGCCGGGACAGCGCCCGCGCGCTGTTGGGGCCCCAGCGTGCCGACCTCATCGACGCGCAGATCGAGCGGCGTGGCCTATGGGCTGTGGTGGGACAGCGGTTCATCCCGGGCATCTCCGACGCGCTGGCCTCGTACGCATTAGGGGCGTTCGGCGTGCCGCTGTGGCAGATGGCGGTCGGGGCCTTCATCGGTTCGGTGCCGCGTGCGTTCGTCTACACAGCGTTGGGCGCGTCGATCGGCGACCTGTCGTCGCCGCTGGCGTACACGGCGATCGGCATCTGGGTGGTGACTGCGGTGGTGGGCACCTTCGCCGCGCACCGCGGTTACCGCCGGTGGCGCCGTCGCCGCCCTTCCGTGCCGACCGATGACACACCCCACCCCCCAGTCGGCCGAATCTGA
- a CDS encoding cutinase family protein: MSVVATWKAVRRLTGATGVGMALTSAAVSGGTVPVASAQPCPDIEVIFARGTAEPPGVGGTGQAFVDSLRSQIGWRTLGVYAVNYPASNDFASPDFPRTVVDGIRDASNRVQVMSVICPNTRLVLGGFSQGAMVSGFVTGDAVPQGVTPAPMPPALAPEVADNVAAVVLLGKPSGPFLQKYAMPPVVTGPLYATRTIELCAAGDPVCGPGGNTTAHGSYPFNGMVQQGAGFAATHL, translated from the coding sequence ATGAGCGTCGTCGCGACGTGGAAAGCGGTGCGCCGGCTGACTGGGGCCACCGGTGTGGGGATGGCGCTGACGTCGGCGGCCGTGTCCGGCGGGACGGTGCCCGTCGCGTCGGCGCAGCCGTGCCCGGACATCGAGGTGATCTTCGCCCGTGGCACCGCCGAACCGCCGGGAGTCGGCGGAACCGGCCAGGCCTTCGTCGACTCGCTGCGTTCCCAGATCGGCTGGCGCACCCTCGGCGTGTACGCCGTCAACTATCCGGCCAGCAATGACTTCGCCAGCCCCGACTTCCCGAGGACCGTCGTCGACGGCATCCGCGACGCGTCGAACCGGGTGCAGGTGATGTCGGTGATCTGCCCCAACACCCGCCTGGTTCTCGGCGGGTTCTCGCAGGGGGCGATGGTCTCGGGCTTCGTCACCGGTGACGCGGTACCCCAGGGCGTGACGCCCGCCCCGATGCCGCCAGCGCTGGCTCCTGAGGTCGCCGACAACGTCGCCGCGGTGGTACTGCTCGGCAAACCGTCGGGGCCGTTCCTGCAGAAGTACGCCATGCCCCCGGTGGTCACCGGACCGCTGTATGCGACCAGGACGATCGAGCTGTGCGCGGCGGGTGATCCGGTCTGCGGACCCGGGGGCAACACCACCGCTCACGGCTCGTATCCGTTCAACGGCATGGTTCAGCAGGGGGCGGGGTTCGCGGCCACCCACCTCTGA
- the fdh gene encoding formate dehydrogenase — protein sequence MDLRKLIESWPVYRQLTGGDTLGRGTAAQSKRSLTLTPRTAEADHVAHSVCPFCAVGCAQQVYVKDDKVVQIEGNPDSPISRGRLCPKGSASKQLVTGPQRLTKIKYRPPYATEWQDLDLDTAMDMVANRLLDAREKGWQQFDADRNTLRRTMGVASLGGATLDNEENYLIKKLFTALGALQIENQARIUHSATVPGLGASFGRGGATDYQQDLVNSDFIVIMGSNMAEAHPVGFQWVVEAKSRGTEVVHIDPRFTRTSALADRHVSLRAGSDIAFLGGVINHILSNELDFREYVTAYTNASFIVDEKFRGAEDLDGLFSGYDDETASYDPSTWQYETTDSEQGGAEAKEESAAYESGSGGPPVEGGAGPIPRDETLQHPRCVYQLLKRHYARYTPEMVERVCGVPAQQFLEVARKWTENSGRERTAALVYSVGWTQHTMGAQFIRAGAIIQLLLGNIGRPGGGVLALRGHASIQGSTDVPTLFNLLPGYLAMPKAGQETLADYIDDVKSRNQKGFWHNADAYMVSLLKEYWGQHATADNDFCFDYLPRINGDHGTYRTVMDMVDGKVFGYFLLGQNPAVGSAHGRLQRLGMANLDWLVVRDLVEIESATFWKSGPEIETGEITPETCRTEVFLFPAASHVEKAGTFTQTQRMLQWRDKAVEPPGDARSELWFFYHLGRILREKLAGSTDERDRPLLELSWDYAMEGDEPSGEDVLRRINGVDLTTGRAVDNYMSLKADGSTMCGCWIYSGVYADEVNQAARRKPHDQQGRYESEWGWTWPMNRRVLYNRASADPQGRPWSERKKLVWWDPDEGEWTGYDIPDFEKNKAPDYRPSPEAVGVEALHGDDPFIMQADGKGWLFAPNGVADGPLPTHYEPHESPVRNPLYAQQGNPARKVYGRADNPSNPSPPELHGDVFPFVFTAARLTEHHTAGGMSRQLPYLAELQPGLFVEVSPQLAAERGLSHMEWAHVITSRAAVDARVFVTDRMRPLRIDDHVVHQIWMPYHWGNAGLVDGDVVNDLLGVVVDPNVFIQESKVATCDIQPGRRPRGPALLEYVAMYRQRARITIDTGTDLDTTEPSTDHTEEPP from the coding sequence GTGGACCTCAGGAAGCTGATCGAGTCCTGGCCGGTGTACCGGCAGCTCACCGGCGGCGACACGCTGGGCCGCGGTACGGCCGCGCAGTCCAAGCGCTCGCTGACCCTGACGCCCCGCACCGCCGAAGCCGACCACGTCGCCCACTCCGTCTGTCCGTTCTGCGCGGTGGGATGCGCGCAGCAGGTGTACGTCAAGGACGACAAAGTGGTCCAGATCGAGGGCAACCCGGACAGCCCGATCTCGCGCGGGCGCCTGTGTCCCAAGGGTTCCGCCAGCAAGCAGCTGGTGACGGGTCCGCAGCGTCTCACCAAGATCAAGTACCGGCCGCCGTACGCGACCGAGTGGCAGGACCTCGACCTGGACACGGCCATGGACATGGTCGCCAACCGCCTGCTCGACGCGCGCGAGAAGGGTTGGCAGCAGTTCGACGCCGACCGGAACACGCTGCGCCGCACCATGGGAGTGGCCAGCCTGGGTGGCGCGACGCTCGACAACGAAGAGAACTACCTGATCAAGAAACTGTTCACCGCGCTCGGGGCGCTACAGATCGAGAACCAGGCGCGTATTTGACACAGCGCCACGGTTCCCGGTCTGGGAGCCTCATTCGGTCGCGGCGGGGCGACGGACTATCAGCAAGACCTCGTCAACTCGGACTTCATCGTGATCATGGGCTCCAACATGGCCGAAGCCCATCCGGTCGGGTTCCAGTGGGTGGTGGAGGCGAAGAGCCGCGGCACCGAGGTGGTGCACATCGACCCCCGGTTCACCCGCACCAGCGCACTGGCCGACCGGCACGTGTCGCTGCGCGCCGGTAGCGACATCGCCTTCCTCGGCGGGGTGATCAATCACATCCTCAGCAACGAGCTGGACTTCCGGGAGTACGTCACCGCGTACACCAACGCATCGTTCATCGTCGACGAGAAATTCCGTGGCGCCGAGGATCTCGACGGTCTGTTCTCCGGCTACGACGACGAGACGGCGTCCTACGACCCGTCGACGTGGCAGTACGAGACGACCGATTCAGAGCAGGGCGGCGCCGAGGCCAAGGAGGAGAGCGCGGCCTACGAGTCCGGGTCCGGCGGGCCGCCGGTCGAGGGCGGTGCCGGGCCGATCCCACGCGACGAGACGCTGCAGCATCCGCGCTGCGTCTACCAGCTCCTCAAACGGCACTACGCCCGCTACACCCCGGAGATGGTGGAGCGGGTGTGCGGCGTGCCCGCCCAACAGTTCCTCGAGGTGGCCCGCAAGTGGACCGAGAACTCGGGACGGGAGCGGACCGCGGCACTGGTCTACAGCGTCGGCTGGACCCAGCACACGATGGGTGCACAGTTCATCCGCGCCGGCGCAATCATCCAGTTGCTGCTGGGCAACATCGGCCGCCCCGGCGGCGGTGTGCTGGCCCTGCGGGGGCACGCCAGCATCCAGGGCTCGACCGACGTGCCGACGCTGTTCAACCTGCTGCCCGGCTACCTGGCGATGCCCAAGGCCGGCCAAGAGACGCTTGCGGACTACATCGACGACGTCAAGAGCCGCAACCAGAAGGGCTTCTGGCACAACGCCGATGCCTACATGGTGTCGCTGCTCAAGGAGTACTGGGGGCAACACGCGACCGCGGACAACGACTTCTGCTTCGACTACCTGCCGCGCATCAACGGCGACCACGGCACCTACCGCACCGTGATGGACATGGTCGACGGGAAGGTGTTCGGGTACTTCCTGCTCGGCCAGAATCCGGCAGTCGGGTCGGCGCACGGGCGGCTGCAACGCCTGGGCATGGCCAACCTCGACTGGCTGGTGGTGCGCGATCTCGTCGAGATCGAGAGCGCCACGTTCTGGAAGAGCGGTCCGGAAATCGAGACGGGCGAGATCACCCCCGAAACCTGCCGCACCGAGGTGTTCCTGTTCCCCGCCGCCTCGCACGTCGAGAAGGCCGGCACGTTCACCCAGACCCAGCGGATGCTGCAGTGGCGCGACAAGGCCGTCGAACCACCGGGCGACGCCCGCTCGGAGCTGTGGTTCTTCTACCACCTGGGCCGGATCCTGCGGGAGAAGCTGGCCGGTTCCACCGACGAGCGGGACCGCCCGTTGCTCGAATTGTCCTGGGACTACGCGATGGAGGGCGACGAGCCCTCGGGTGAGGACGTGCTCCGCCGAATCAACGGTGTCGACCTGACGACCGGCCGTGCGGTGGACAACTACATGTCACTCAAGGCCGACGGCAGCACCATGTGCGGCTGCTGGATCTACAGCGGCGTATACGCCGACGAGGTCAACCAGGCGGCGCGCCGCAAACCGCACGACCAGCAGGGGCGCTACGAGAGCGAGTGGGGCTGGACGTGGCCGATGAACCGGCGCGTGCTCTACAACCGCGCGTCCGCGGATCCGCAGGGCCGGCCGTGGAGTGAGCGCAAGAAGCTCGTCTGGTGGGACCCCGATGAGGGGGAGTGGACCGGCTACGACATCCCGGACTTCGAGAAGAACAAGGCGCCGGACTACCGGCCCTCACCCGAGGCGGTCGGCGTCGAGGCACTGCACGGTGACGACCCGTTCATCATGCAGGCCGACGGTAAGGGGTGGCTGTTCGCGCCGAACGGTGTCGCGGACGGTCCGCTGCCCACGCACTACGAGCCGCACGAGTCGCCGGTGCGCAACCCGCTCTATGCGCAGCAGGGCAACCCGGCCCGCAAAGTGTATGGGCGCGCGGATAACCCATCGAATCCGTCGCCGCCGGAACTGCACGGCGACGTGTTCCCGTTCGTGTTCACCGCGGCCCGGTTGACCGAACACCACACCGCCGGCGGCATGAGCCGGCAACTGCCCTACCTGGCCGAGCTGCAGCCCGGGTTGTTCGTGGAGGTATCGCCGCAGCTGGCGGCCGAACGCGGGCTGAGCCATATGGAGTGGGCGCACGTGATCACCAGCCGGGCGGCGGTCGACGCCCGCGTGTTCGTGACCGACCGGATGCGCCCGCTTCGGATCGACGACCATGTCGTGCACCAGATCTGGATGCCCTATCACTGGGGCAACGCCGGGCTGGTCGACGGTGACGTGGTCAACGACCTGCTCGGTGTGGTCGTCGACCCCAACGTGTTCATCCAGGAGAGCAAGGTCGCCACATGCGACATCCAGCCCGGCAGGCGGCCGCGCGGACCCGCACTGCTCGAGTACGTCGCGATGTACCGCCAGCGGGCCCGCATCACGATCGACACCGGGACGGACCTCGACACCACCGAACCGTCGACCGACCACACCGAGGAACCACCATGA
- the nrfD gene encoding NrfD/PsrC family molybdoenzyme membrane anchor subunit, with the protein MAREQLAVPKAEFRSYYGRQILKTPVWNWMIAAYFFAGGLSAGSAMLGAGADLTDRPGLRKVSRIGSLMSLLASMYFLIGDLGRPERFHHMLRVAKPSSPMSVGTWILGAYGPGAGVAAVAELMPARLRRTWAGRLLDRAARPAGLEAAAVAPGVASYTAVLLSHTAVPAWNLAYPYLPFVFTGSAAASGGGLGMLLAPLDESGPARRMAVAGAGLEVAASRTMERRLGIVGEAYTTGKAHRLRQWSEILTVGGAAGAVVGRNRAVIALSGAALLAGSALQRFGVLEAGVESTKDPKYVVVPQRERLAAGEPAGVG; encoded by the coding sequence ATGGCGCGCGAACAGCTGGCCGTGCCGAAGGCCGAGTTCCGGTCCTACTACGGGCGCCAGATCCTCAAGACGCCCGTGTGGAACTGGATGATCGCGGCGTACTTCTTCGCCGGCGGGCTGTCGGCCGGGTCGGCGATGTTGGGCGCCGGCGCGGATCTGACGGACAGGCCAGGGCTGCGCAAGGTCTCGCGGATCGGATCGCTGATGAGCCTGCTGGCGAGTATGTATTTCCTCATCGGCGATCTCGGCCGGCCCGAACGGTTCCACCACATGCTGCGGGTCGCCAAACCCAGCTCGCCGATGAGCGTGGGCACCTGGATCCTTGGCGCCTACGGCCCCGGGGCGGGGGTGGCGGCGGTGGCGGAACTGATGCCAGCTCGTCTGCGGCGGACGTGGGCGGGGCGGTTGCTCGACAGGGCGGCGCGCCCGGCCGGGCTGGAGGCCGCGGCGGTGGCGCCCGGTGTCGCGTCCTACACAGCGGTCCTGTTGTCGCACACCGCGGTTCCCGCATGGAACTTGGCGTACCCTTATCTGCCGTTTGTGTTCACCGGCTCGGCGGCGGCCAGTGGCGGCGGGCTGGGCATGCTGCTGGCACCGCTCGACGAATCGGGGCCGGCCCGCCGGATGGCGGTCGCCGGCGCGGGGCTCGAGGTGGCGGCGTCGCGGACGATGGAGCGCCGGCTCGGCATCGTCGGCGAGGCTTACACCACCGGTAAAGCGCACCGGCTGCGGCAGTGGTCGGAGATCCTGACCGTCGGCGGCGCGGCCGGGGCGGTCGTCGGACGGAACCGGGCCGTGATCGCGCTGTCAGGCGCGGCGCTGCTGGCCGGCAGCGCGCTGCAGCGCTTCGGCGTCTTGGAGGCCGGTGTGGAGTCGACGAAGGACCCGAAATACGTTGTGGTGCCACAGCGGGAGCGGCTCGCGGCAGGTGAGCCGGCGGGCGTTGGCTGA
- a CDS encoding 4Fe-4S dicluster domain-containing protein, with product MNDNSFYGPLTDPAGEAGHSGHPERVGFFTDTSVCIGCKACEVACKEWNEVPDDGFNLLGMSFDNTGSLGANSWRHVAFIEQPASRTGSEPVDPGMPDVSGAGIDMVGQRPDFRWLMASDVCKHCTHAGCLDVCPTGALFRTEFSTVVVQQDICNGCGYCVSGCPYGVIERREGDGRAWKCTLCYDRLHDGLEPACAKACPTDSIQFGPLDELRERAAQRVEQLHQRGATEARLYGHDPNDGVGGDGAFFLLLDEPEVYGLPPDPVVPTRDAGAMWRYAGMAASALVGVAVSAFLGRS from the coding sequence ATGAACGACAACAGCTTCTACGGCCCGCTCACGGATCCGGCCGGTGAGGCCGGCCACTCCGGACACCCCGAGCGGGTCGGGTTCTTCACCGACACCTCGGTGTGCATCGGCTGCAAAGCCTGCGAGGTCGCGTGCAAGGAGTGGAACGAGGTGCCCGACGACGGATTCAACCTGCTGGGCATGTCGTTCGACAACACCGGCAGCCTGGGTGCGAACTCGTGGCGGCACGTGGCGTTCATCGAGCAGCCCGCCTCGCGAACCGGTTCCGAACCCGTCGACCCGGGCATGCCCGACGTCAGCGGCGCGGGGATCGACATGGTGGGTCAACGCCCCGACTTCCGGTGGCTGATGGCCTCCGACGTCTGCAAGCACTGCACCCACGCGGGGTGCCTCGACGTGTGCCCCACCGGGGCGCTGTTCCGCACCGAGTTCTCGACTGTCGTTGTGCAGCAGGACATCTGCAACGGCTGCGGCTACTGCGTCTCGGGTTGCCCGTACGGGGTGATCGAGCGGCGTGAGGGCGACGGCCGGGCGTGGAAGTGCACGCTGTGCTACGACCGGCTGCACGACGGCCTCGAACCCGCATGCGCCAAGGCGTGCCCGACGGACTCGATCCAGTTCGGTCCACTCGACGAGCTGCGGGAACGGGCGGCGCAGCGGGTGGAGCAGCTGCACCAGCGCGGGGCGACCGAGGCCCGGCTGTACGGCCACGACCCGAACGACGGGGTGGGCGGTGACGGCGCCTTCTTCCTGTTGCTCGACGAGCCGGAAGTGTATGGGCTGCCGCCGGATCCGGTGGTGCCCACCCGCGACGCCGGAGCGATGTGGCGTTACGCCGGGATGGCCGCCTCGGCGCTGGTCGGGGTGGCGGTCTCGGCTTTTCTGGGGCGGTCCTGA